One genomic window of Lagenorhynchus albirostris chromosome 17, mLagAlb1.1, whole genome shotgun sequence includes the following:
- the FOXH1 gene encoding forkhead box protein H1 has protein sequence MGPCSNPRLGLPGGESPSQHPQRRKKRYLRHDKPPYTYLAMIALVIQAAPSRRLKLAQIIRQVQAVFPFFRDDYEGWKDSIRHNLSSNRCFRKVPKDPAKPQAKGNFWAVDVSLIPAEALRLQNTALCRRWQSRGARGAFAKDLGPYVLHGRPYRPPSPQPPPREGFSIKSLLGDSGEGAPPSSPSRSGSVRIGEEEAPTPVPTSERPLWPVCPLPGSLRAEGETSQGGNSRPSPLSPEPRAWPLHLLQGTPGPGGLPGGSHRASLWGQLPTSYLPIYTPNVVMPFAPLPPTSCPRCPPSTSTSYWGVVPETHGPPRLLWDLDALFQGVPPNKSIYDAWVSHPRDLAAPTPGWLLSWYSL, from the exons ATGGGGCCCTGCAGCAACCCCCGCCTGGGGCTCCCCGGGGGGGAGTCGCCCTCCCAGCACccccagaggaggaagaagagatacCTGCGGCATGACAAGCCCCCCTACACCTACTTGGCCATGATCGCCCTGGTGATCCAGGCCGCACCCTCCCGCAGGCTGAAGCTGGCCCAG ATCATCCGTCAGGTCCAGGCCGTGTTCCCCTTCTTCAGGGACGATTACGAGGGCTGGAAAGACTCCATCCGCCACAACCTCTCCTCCAACCGGTGCTTCCGCAAG GTGCCCAAAGATCCCGCGAAGCCCCAGGCCAAGGGCAACTTCTGGGCGGTCGACGTGAGCCTGATCCCAGCCGAGGCGCTGCGGCTGCAGAACACGGCCCTGTGCAGGCGCTGGCAGAGCAGGGGCGCCAGGGGAGCCTTCGCCAAGGACCTGGGCCCCTATGTGCTGCATGGCCGGCCCTACCGGCCGCCCAGTCCCCAGCCGCCGCCCCGCGAGGGCTTCAGCATAAAGTCTCTGCTAGGGGACTCCGGGGAGGGGGCGCCGCCGAGCAGCCCAAGTCGGTCAGGCTCAGTTCGCATAGGGGAGGAAGAGGCACCCACTCCAGTCCCCACCTCTGAGAGGCCTCTGTGGCCCGTCTGCCCCCTTCCAGGGTCCCTGAGAGCAGAAGGGGAGACTTCCCAGGGGGGAAACAGCAGGCCCTCGCCCCTCTCCCCTGAACCCAGAGCCTGGCCCCTGCACTTACTGCAGGGTACCCCAGGCCCTGGGGGACTCCCTGGTGGAAGCCACAGGGCCTCGCTTTGGGGGCAGCTACCTACCTCCTACTTGCCCATTTACACTCCCAACGTGGTGATGCCATTTGCCCCACTGccacccacctcctgcccccGGTGCCCCCCCTCAACCAGCACAAGCTATTGGGGGGTGGTCCCTGAAACCCATGGCCCCCCAAGGCTGCTCTGGGATCTAGATGCCCTCTTCCAGGGGGTGCCACCCAACAAAAGCATCTATGATGCGTGGGTTAGCCACCCCCGAGACCTGGCTGCCCCTACCCCAGGCTGGCTACTCTCCTGGTACAGCCTGTGA